TCTTGAAAGCTGAGGTAATCTAGGTACTGAGTTACGATAGACACCATTGTAAGCACAGTCCCCGTTATCCGTCTTGGACCAAAATATATCGATAAGTGTTATGAACTGTCGTTTCTCACTTTTCCAGTTTCCCCTGAATCGTTGTGGAATCCACCGCTTGAATGTCTCGTTGAACGCAAATTGGTTGAATGCCCTCACAAATGAGTGACAGATTTTCATAGCATCTTGGAGACTAACTGAGTTGGGTTGCAGTTTCTTGTTTACATAATCCTTCGAAAGTCCCAATTCTTTGGCATTGTGTGCATTTAACGTTCCACCACTGTGGATAGCACAATGCCGCAAATTACAAACCATGTCAAAATTCACAAGCGCGACCTCGATGGAGGAGCCTTTGTTAAATTCCATTCCCAATAGTTCCCGAGTCTTACTTTTTGTCTCCGAGTGAGACGCAAATGAACTCATGTCGAATAAAGCCTCCGCCAGACGATTAAATTCGTAGTAATCAAGAGCTCCAAATCGAATTTGCTTAGATGCCGCGTGCTTACGGGCAAAAGGGCATGTATCCAAGATCTCGCAAAAAATAGCCCTGAGGTATCCTTCAACAGCTGATACTACTCCCAAAATTATTAGTTGACTAAGAACAGGGTTAGTAACAAGCAGCGCTGGATCCGTTAGCCTGACAATCTCTGTCGTCACTTTGTAGTATTCGTCAATTGGACTCTTTGACTGGAACGATTGGGTAACGAAAAAGTCTTCCACATTAAGAATTACGGTTTCTTCTGACGTGTTAACAATCGGCGGCGTCATGGTCCGTTTAACCCCCCACGAACTCTTCGGCGATTGACCTAATTTTGTTCGCCCAATATCCCTTAATTCCCTTGACTTTTTTCAGCTCAACTCCGTTCTCATCCATGATAATGTCTTTAATAGTCATAATCTTTGATCCAGACTTAATTCTTCTAATCTTATCCTTGCTTAGCGGTAAGATTGAGATATCGCGCTCAATAATCTCAAAATAAATCGATGCACTTTTTAATTCGGCACCGCAGTACGTGCAGAATCTAGCATCCTCTGATGCCCGGGGTGTTCCACATGATTGACATGGAGGCAATACAAACCTACACTTATCGGCAAGCTCTTTACCGAAAATGGAATTTGGATTAATTCTCTTGAATTGCTTAATTTTGATGTTTTGAAGACATTGACTGATGTACGTGAGAGTCTTGCTGTGTCCTTCAAATAGCGTGTTATTCTGAATTACCTTGCCTAAATGAATCAAATACCTAGTGAAAACACCCTTGTTTCCTTTGCTGATGTCTTTTTTTTCCGTTAATAGACCCGCGTACTCCAGTATGTTAATAACCCTCGTTATCTCATTGGGGACCGGGTTGGAAAGGCCAAAATACACAGCCTTCTTCTCAATGTCTTTTTCTCTGTTGAATTCCTTGACCCTGTCAAGAACAATCTGTAATAGCTCGGATCCTGAATCTATAAACTTTGTATAACGAGGCAATCTAGTTTTAAGTGAAGCATGGAACTTGTCGACGGCATCCATCCATTCGTCTATGGCGTCAAAATAATCTTGCTTGGAGATCTTACGGGGTGTTTCCTCTCCCAAAATGTATTCAGCCATCACGATGAGACCACGTGGAATGCCGTTAGACGCGTAGTAAAGCCCAATTACACCATCTCGGTTAGCTGACAGACGGGAGAAGGACTCCTCCCCAAGTCTCTTAAGCAAAAGATCATCACAGAAACCTATGTAGCCATCCTCTTCTGGCGAGTAACCCGATTCTATAAAAAGGGCGTCATGCCCGATATTGAAATATGGACTGTATGAAGTCAGGCCCGGATAGACAGCGGCTTTTGCGGAGATACTCTTCGTTTTGAGAATGCGAAACACATCAAAAAACTCTTTTTGCAAATTTGACGAAAAAGCATGCGCTGCATCGTCCATAAGTAATATTAAACGGCGCCTGTTAGTCAGCACGATTAGCCTGTTGAGGAATTCCAAAACATTGCCTACGCTAATATCGACAGCGCTTAAATTGTTCAAGTATTCTTCATCAGATTTTGTACCACCTTCTAACTGATAGGCCAACAATTTTAAATTTGAATAATTCGTCAGAAATACTCCGGAAACTATCTGGTTAAATTCTTCTGCATCAAAAGCTCCACAATCGGTTAATGATTGAGCCGATTCAACAACGATTTTAGCCAGTACCCACTTAGTAAACAGAATGTTGCCGTTAGATGTTCGATGTAGCAAAGGCTCTAAGTGCAGGTATCTTTCAAAGTTTACATACACGGGCAGTACTTCTTGAGATTCTTCAATGCACGAGTAGTACGCGTATCGCATTAGCATACTTTTTCCCGACCCACGGGGACCAATTAAAAGCTTTGTGGAGTTACTTAGCAATTTCCTTACTGTTTGGAAGTCCTTATCAGTTAAGGATATCCAGTTTTTCAGTTCATTCAGGGACAGTTTTTCTGCTCTCTCTTGAAAAGTGTTCTCTGAGTTCTCCACCGGCACACCGCTCGCCCCTTCCTACGCTTATAGTTTACCAGGTCCGACAACATTCAAAACCTTGGAACCGTATATCCAAAACACACTCCAGTTCTTAACTTCGGTTACCTCCGTTCCCTAAACGCATCATACAACTTCGCCAGCCCAAGTAAAATGCCTTTCGGCGTCTGGTTGACTCGGTTGGGTCAAAGCATCAGAACAGTTTCGGTACCTCGTTCATCAGGTAGGTGTAGGACATTTCTCGTGGATACGAGGCCCCCGGATGGTGATCTCTGACCACGCGGCATGATAACCTATGCCACCACAGAAAGCGCCTTCCGCCATCCGTGGACCTCTCCTCAAAGTCTTCGCCCTGCTTTTTGAGTGCCGACCGCATAGACTCATACACGACATTGCCACAACAAAGAACCAACTTTGGCTCAACGATCTCAACTTGCCTGACCAGTAGATCTGCGTGCTTGTTTGCAAAGTCGAGAACAGTCTGGTCATTCGCGCTAGCGCCACCGGGAATCTTTTTAACATTGGCAAAGTAGACGCCCTTGAAAAAATCCAAAGATTGCTCTCGAATCGCAGTCCAGTTCCGTTCGACCTCGGCGAAGGTGGGGTATCTGTTGAGCAGACCATAGACCCACTTAACCAGGGTTGGCCACGTCGCCCTTTCCTTGAGATACCCCCTATCCATGATGAAGTCTTGATACTTCCACCCGTCGTCAGCAGAATTCGCTTCTTTGAGTAGAACCATTACCCGCGGATGGGCAACTTCCCAAGTTGCCTCGTCTACCAAACCTTCCTCTATGAAATGAACATCCGTAGGGACGCGTGTTCGCCACTTAGCAAACATCTGATCCAGTTGTTCCTGCCTGCTCACTATCTTGTCCTCCTATACTCTTGTATCAGTTTCCAACAGGAGTAGAGCATACCATCTGGTTCCATGTTTGACATAGCCGTTATGATCTCTGCCTAGTAACTTGCTGCGCCTCAACTATGTGCTATACAATGTTGGAGAAAGTTATGCTATTATTCCAACGTCTTTAGAAGTTACATTGTTCCAAAGGAGCAGTCGGGTGAGCGATACACAAGAGCCGCAAGATGATCCTACCAAAGAATTCCAACCAGATACTATGGACTTGATACTTGAGGTCTACAAGAACGAGTACGATGCAATTCAGGACAGCATTGGAACCTTCGAGAATCGTACTGGTGTACTCATCACTCTCGCTGGCGCACTGCTGGCGTTCGAGGGGTCCAACTTCGTTATACCTCACAAGATGGCCCAAGTTAGTGGTCTTGTCGTAGCTATCGAAATTCTTTCAATAATCGCAGTAACATTGTCCATCCTAGCTCTTGTTCTCGTGATAACTATACGCAGGTTTAGTCGGGTTAACCATCAGTCCCTTAACAGCCCAAGTGCTTTCAAGAATGACAAGAAAAAAGTTACTGGTCTGTTAATTGCGACTTATTGGGAAGCAACAGTCAAGACCCGAACTGTCATTGACAGGCGTGCTTTCTGGTATCATGTCGGACTTTGGTTACTGTTCAGCAGTTTAGTGTTAATAACTCTCGGCAGAATAGTTGCCCTATACGTGGAGGGATGAACAGTGTCAGAAGATGAAGATTTTAACCAGGCAATGCAAGCTTGGCAAAATGCCATCGCCGCTCAGCAAGGCCAGTCAACACAATCATCAAGCCAGTTAAGCCAAACAGACACACAGTCCCCTTTTCAGTCTTTGGGAACTATAGACTTGGCAAAGGGTGTACAGCCCGACCATTCAGGTTCATTGGGAGTACAACTTATGATGGATTCTCAAAGTACTCTTGGCGTAACGCAACATAAGTTCTCTGACAACCACCAATCCATAAAATTGACCGAGAACCGTGTAACTAGCGAATCGGATCAAGAAAATAAACAAGACTAACAGGTTGAATGTACACAGTGTGTACACTTTGAGAACACCAGCACACACGTGTCTGTATAGAGAAAGGAGTGCACGAAAACTTGAACATTTGGGAACTGACAACGGAGCAGGCTCAACTCGTGGCGGCAGTCGGAGAGTTGGAGCCATCAGATGCTGTCGCATTGTCTGCTGAACTAGCCTGGTCCCGTGAGAAGGTGTCAGCAACCGTTGATCTGCTGATGCAATCCCCTGAAGGACGACCCGGCGTTGTCACAGCGACGATGCTCCGACATGGCATGGTTAGTAAAGAGACCGCCTCCGATGTAAGACTATCTGGAAATGGTAAACAGATACTCCTTGGAAAAGTTACAACCGTGTGTCCAGTGTGCCAGACTGATTGTGGTGCGCGTTTGGTCACCGAGCAAAGTACAGCCTGTGGCACAAAAGGAACCCGTTTTTATGTTGATGCAAAAGGAAGAGCTGTAGCGTTACTAGTCCGGTGAGACTACAACACGGTCGTAGGGTTAACAACCTATGACCTTTCAAGTCTCTTTTGACACCGATCTACGGCCCTCCCCCGCCTTGCAGGCCGTCACACGCCAAAAAACTTGCCGTTATTTGTGATATGGTTCACCGTAACGGGTCAAACGGCATGTTTTGTATTCATACCCAGGGACAAACAGCCATGGGTGAGTGAACCAATGCCAATGGGCAAGGTTGGTGGTCAAGGCGCCGCACTCCTGCGGTTGCCGAGACACCAGTCGTCGGACTGACGACCACAATTGCATATTCACATGGCCTTACAACAGAATTTCTTCAAGATGTCTTCCGGTAAATTCCATAGAAGTAGCCCAACCACTTTTTATTTGGTTGGTTTCGGGGTCGCGATACCATGTTTCCCCCCAGGTCCTCTCGCCCCACTCCCATGAAACTCGCTTCCCCTCTACGTAGTTGTCACGTGTGGTGGGAACAATTCTATACGTGATCCTTGCGCCTCCCGGACCGGTCGTAACACCAATGTTTTGTGACAGGTTTGTAGGCCACTAAATTGGCTCTAGTACGTCACTCCTGTCGCAGTGTTTGTCACAATTCCTGAGAATAACAAACAGCCCCAAACCGTAGTTTAGGGCCGTATGCCAAGGTTTCTTAAGGATTTTGACAGACTGTTCTCATACATTCTGACTGAGTTCTCAGTGATTCTGACAACCTACACAACTACAAATCGGTGTAGCCGGCGCTCATTCCACTGTGACGCTCTTGGCGAGATTTCTTGGTTTGTCGACGTCGTTTCCTCGCGCGACGGCTGAATAATACGCGAGCAGCTGAAGCGGAACGACAGAAACAATCGGTGCAACCAGTTGTGAGAGTCTAGGTAGGTAGATGACCTCATCAACCGACTTTTGCAACTCCTCGTCTCCAGCAAACGTCACGCCAAGAACAAACGCGTCGCGCGCCTTCACTTCCTTGATGTTGCTGAGCGTCTTCTCATACAAATCCAGTTGTGTGGCGAGTGCGATAACAGGCACACCTTCCGTAATCAGAGCCAATGTTCCGTGCTTCAGCTCTCCGGCTGGGTACGCCTCCGCGTGGATGTACGAAATTTCCTTGAGCTTCAGGGCACCTTCCAGTGACACCGCGTAGTCTAGGCCGCGGCCAATGAAAAATGTGTCCGCCTGATGCTGATATTCAACGGCAAACTGCTCAATTCGCGGCGCCACATCGAGAACCTGCTCCATGACCGCCGGCAACTGAGCGAGGTCCTGCAACAGCTCCGCTGTCTCATCTTGCTGCAATGTATTTCTGACTTGCCCCAGATACACGGCGAACAGGTAAAGCGCGACGAGTTGCGTCGTGTAGGCCTTCGTCGAGGCGACTGCAATCTCCGGACCGGCCCATGTGAGCAAGACATCATCGGCTTCGCGTGCGGCGGAACTGCCAACGACGTTGGTGATGGCAAGGACATGCAGTCCCTTTTGCTTGCTGTCGCGAAGCGCAGCCAAGGTGTCGGCCGTTTCGCCAGACTGCGAGATGACGATGACGAGTGTGTTTGGTGTGACCAGCGGATGGCGATATCGATATTCCGAAGCGACGTCCACTTCGACCGGGATGCCGGCCATTCTTTCAATCGCAGCCTTCCCCACGAGTCCCGCATGCCAGGCGGTGCCGCAAGCGACAATGTGAATGCGATCAATAGAGCGGATGTCTTCAGGGGTCAGCTTAATCTCGCTCAGGTTGACCGTTAAAAGGTCCTCTGAAAGCCGTCCCCGCAGCGTATCACGAATGGCGCGCGGCTGTTCGTGAATCTCCTTGAGCATGAAATGTGGATAGCCGCCGCGTTCTGCAGACACAGCGTCCCACGTTACGTGCAGGACTTCCTTGTCAATCGGCGCCAATTCTTCTACCGAAGAAACACCTTGGAGGGAATAACAGGTTACGCCCGTGCGGCGAACGACAGCCATTTCTCCGTCCTCGAGAACGTAAACCTCACGTGTGTACTCGAGGATTGCAGGAATATCGGAAGCGATAAAATTCTCACCTTGGCCCAATCCCACGATTAAAGGACTGGATTTGCGAACCGCAATCAGCATATCCGGCTCATCCTGAGCCATTACCACGAGCCCATAGGCGCCGCGGATGCGCTGTGACACAGCCAAAACTGTGGCAGCCAAGTCGCCCTGATAGAGGTCCTCAATCAGGTGCACAATGACTTCGGTGTCCGTCTCGGACTGAAAGCGGTGACCTTTGGCAACGAGATGTTCTCGAAGCTGGACATAGTTCTCGACAATGCCATTGTGTACAACCGCAAACTTCTTGGCACAGTCCTGATGAGGATGCGCATTCTCGTCGGACGGGCGTCCGTGCGTAGCCCACCTCGTGTGACCAATGCCAATTTCGCCCTGAACAGGTTCCGTGACTAACTTATCCTCCAGGTTCGCGAGACGCCCAACAGACTTGACCACTGTAATTCTGTCGTTGTGGAGTGTTGCAATCCCCGCTGAATCATAACCGCGATATTCCAATTTGCGCAGACCACCAATCACCACATCCTCAGCGTGGCGTGGACCAACATAGCCGACAATACCGCACATAGACAGAAATCCTCCTACGTAGCCGGCAGCATCCTTGTCCCATCGGTCACCCGACAGCTTTCGGATGCTGCAAACAGTGCGGCCTCACACTGGGGGGTATCCGCCGAATCGTTCGCCAACCCCCACCGCGTCAACTGAGGTAATTCATTCCCGTCACACCTCAGCCCGGGCGCTTGTCACGCAATCACAGTGTCATCGATTCACTGCATCACATGGGCGTCTCTCACGCCAATCAAACATGTCAGCTCATACTGCAAAGTCATACTGCAAATTGACACAGCAAAGTCATACGAAAAAATCACACTAAAAACTCACATCGCCACCTAGTTCCGGACGTCTCTAGGAATCCAAAACCTGACGTCCCTCAGCCCCTTCTGTCCTCCATCGCGTTCCCCCTTCCAAGAGCCACATTATAACCCATTTACAGACACTATGTGAACCGAACGTTTTGTGTCACTTTGTTTTAGCTATCTCCGGAGCTATTCACTCTGTCCATTCTTGGAGTCTGCCGTAGTCTGATAACCCCCCTTCTATGTTGTACACACATTCTCATTCGCCTGCACCTGCCATAGAACAAGAGAATACACTACTTACTACAACTGGATGAAAGGGTGATTCTTCATGGCGAATAACTGCGGCCAGAGTGGGACCGGCTTTTGCTCTACAGCAGAAGGCTTTCAGACTACAGCCAATGGAGATTCTTCCCATGCAGAAGGCCAATTTACCACTACAAATGGACTCGCTTCGCATAGCGAAGGAAGTAGCACCCAAACGAATGCCCTGGCGGCACATTCGGAAGGTGGTGGCACTCGAGCGAATGGCATAGCATCCCACGCGGAGGGCCAGTATGGACAAGCGATTGGAGAGGCATCTCACTCCGAAGGCTATAATTCGTTCTCTATGGGATTCGCTTCTCACAGCGAAGGCGGCGGGACGGATCCACAGGGGAATTCCGCAGCGACATCCGCCTGGGGGCTCAGCGCTCATGCAGAAGGAGTTAACACCAACGCAAGCGGGTTCGGGTCACATACCGAAGGTGGAACGGCGGATGTCACATTAGCTCCCGGTCCACAGGCATACGGAAACTTTTCGCATGCCGAGGGCATCAGTACCAAGGCGGGAGCCATTATCGGGAACGCGACAACCGGATCGGGTGCTCATGCGGAGGGAAATAACACCCAAGCACAAAGTGATCAATCCCATGCAGAAGGTATGAATACCATTGCAAGCGGGGTCTCTTCTCACGTTGAAGGAGAGGGAAATACAGCTAGTGGAGTGGCCAGTCACGCTGAGGGAGGCGCAACGGATCAGGCGCAAAATTCCGCACCAACCACAGCCAGCGGTTCGAGTTCTCATGCAGAGGGAGTCGGAACAACGGCCGGGGGATTTGCTGCTCACGCTGAAGGTGGCACAAGCAATGTCACTCTTGCTACTGGTCCACAGGCACTAGGTGACTTCTCTCATGCGGAAGGAGGAGCTGACGGTGCCAATTCCGTAGCTGCTCCAGTAGCGAATGCCCCCTTCTCACATGTAGAGGGCTCAGGTACGAGTACTGTGGCAACGGCAACGTACGCCCATGCGGAAGGACAACAGACCCAAGCAAACGGACCATCTTCTCATGCGGAAGGTTTATTGACAACAACAACGGCTAATGGAGATTCTGCCCATGCAGAAGGTTTTTCTTCGACAGCTGATTCTGTAGCTGCCCACGCAGAAGGCTATATTACCACCTCAAGTGGATTTGGCTCCCATTCCGAAGGACAGTTCACTCAAGCCACTACAGCAACCGCCCACGCGGAAGGTGCACACACCATTGCAGATTCATTGTATTCACATGCCGAGGGTTCTGGAACTAGTGCGAATGGGCACGACGGTGCTCATATTATGGGGCAATATGGGAATGCCGACTCCAATTACTCCTGGCATCTTGGTAATGGAACACCTTCAGTAGCGGGTCTTGCCGCAAGAATCGATGGAACGCTTGCCCAGGGGATTGCCACGCATGGTTGGGTGACGGGGGCTGCGGATTACGCGGAGATGTTTGAAACAGTCGATGGAAATCCTATCGATGTTGGGTATTTCGTCACGATTCGAGGTAAGAAAATTTGCAAAGCAAACTCGCAGGACGTTTACATTTTAGGTGTTACGAGTGCGACACCCGGTGTTTTAGGCGCCGCCGCCGAACTGGAATGGAAGGACAAATGGCAGAAAGACAAATGGGGGCGCTGGTTATTTCACAAAGTCACTGTACCCCCGGTAATGGATAAACAAGGGAGAGAGATTATACCCGGGCATACCGACACGCAGAAAATCGTCAATCCTGAGTATGACGCTGCCAAACAGTATGTTCCTCGTTCAAAGCGCCCTGAATGGGTTCCTGTCGGTTTATTGGGGCAGTTACTCGTTCGTGATGATGGGACGTGTGAAGTAGGCGGGTATTGTAAGGCCAATGACGATGGGGTCGCTACAAGTTCTAACACAGGGTATCTAGTTTTAGATAGAGCGGATTCTAATCAAGTGTTGGTTTTGGTGAGCTCAACCTTACAAATAAGTCTAGTTGACCAATTAGAGCAGCTGCTGAAATTAAAAGAACAAGGCGTTCTAACCGCAGATGAGTTTGAAATTGCAAAACAACGGACTTTACGTTCCTAGCACAGAGGACCATGTGCTAAGACATGGTCTGTACATAGAACGGACCACCTTGGTCTGAAGTATGGCCACTTTGACCACAGATACGCGACAGCGATGCATCTTGGAATGCACTGTGGGTGCAAGAGGTCATGGACGCAACTCGAACGGCAGCTACGACGTGGAACCTCTGACCCCTGGGCGCATCTTGACCTTTGTTGCCACCCTATTCGTACTCCCCCCGTACCTACCCTTCTTATTGCGTACCCGCTGCTCGCTACCCTTTCTCCCACGCGGTAGTCCCCGCATTCGAGCTCTCCCCTGCGTATAAAGCCGCGCCAAAAGCAGCTTCCTCTTCATGACGAGCAACTTCAACAGGCACTGCGAACCGGTTCTCTATCAGCGATGTCAGGAAAAGACTCTTACGAATTCCGTTCCCAGCCCCGACAATGTCATGGATGTGCGTGCGCAAATCACTTGGCAGCTCCTGAAATCGAGCGACAAGGGTCTCAACCAACCCGTTCAATGTCCCAACCAACAAGTGAACCGGGGTAAAGTTCTGCGGCGTGATGTCTTTTATCCGTCCCCGCGCTTGTGGATTCTCTCTGGTGCCGTAGAACTGAGGAACGACCGTCAAGGGATTTCGAAGTTCTCCTGCGTCCTGAACCATCCGTTCCATGGTGTCAAACAGCGCCCCCTCCTCCATACCCGCAAAGACGCGAAGAACATCACGAAAAAAGGACTCTAGCAACGCATATGCGTTGCCTCCATTTAGCAACGCACCAACAAGGAGGTAACCACCTCCCACCGCAGGACGGGTCTCCCACTGTGGCACGGTCAACATCTTTTCCACCTCGATGGTTAATTGCGCCGAGGTGCCGACATTGATAAGAAGCGTATTTTCCTTGTGCCGCACGGCCCCAAGGTAGCTCGCCTGGTTATCCCCGATGGCACTATGCACGGTGATGGTGCCGCGATATTTCCCGAGAGGCGTTCCGGAGGGCCCTACCGCCGGTAAAAAATTCGTGCGGACACCCACGTTTTGTAGTGCCGCGGTATCAAACTGCTTCTTGACAATGTCAAACCCACCCAAGCTTGCAGCCAGTGTGGCATCCGTAACTGGCCGCACAAGCCCAGCCAGTTTCATCGCCACGTAATCGCCGATTGTGCACATCGAAGCGGCACCAGTCGGAAGCTCGTCGTTGACGAAATGATAAAAATGGGTGACCATTCCGTATCCCGTAGAAACTGCATAGCCGGTCCGTTCTCGAAACACCTCACAGTAACTTTGGGAGTCTAAACATGCGAGG
The Alicyclobacillus curvatus genome window above contains:
- the glmS gene encoding glutamine--fructose-6-phosphate transaminase (isomerizing), which translates into the protein MCGIVGYVGPRHAEDVVIGGLRKLEYRGYDSAGIATLHNDRITVVKSVGRLANLEDKLVTEPVQGEIGIGHTRWATHGRPSDENAHPHQDCAKKFAVVHNGIVENYVQLREHLVAKGHRFQSETDTEVIVHLIEDLYQGDLAATVLAVSQRIRGAYGLVVMAQDEPDMLIAVRKSSPLIVGLGQGENFIASDIPAILEYTREVYVLEDGEMAVVRRTGVTCYSLQGVSSVEELAPIDKEVLHVTWDAVSAERGGYPHFMLKEIHEQPRAIRDTLRGRLSEDLLTVNLSEIKLTPEDIRSIDRIHIVACGTAWHAGLVGKAAIERMAGIPVEVDVASEYRYRHPLVTPNTLVIVISQSGETADTLAALRDSKQKGLHVLAITNVVGSSAAREADDVLLTWAGPEIAVASTKAYTTQLVALYLFAVYLGQVRNTLQQDETAELLQDLAQLPAVMEQVLDVAPRIEQFAVEYQHQADTFFIGRGLDYAVSLEGALKLKEISYIHAEAYPAGELKHGTLALITEGVPVIALATQLDLYEKTLSNIKEVKARDAFVLGVTFAGDEELQKSVDEVIYLPRLSQLVAPIVSVVPLQLLAYYSAVARGNDVDKPRNLAKSVTVE
- a CDS encoding exosporium leader peptide, whose protein sequence is MANNCGQSGTGFCSTAEGFQTTANGDSSHAEGQFTTTNGLASHSEGSSTQTNALAAHSEGGGTRANGIASHAEGQYGQAIGEASHSEGYNSFSMGFASHSEGGGTDPQGNSAATSAWGLSAHAEGVNTNASGFGSHTEGGTADVTLAPGPQAYGNFSHAEGISTKAGAIIGNATTGSGAHAEGNNTQAQSDQSHAEGMNTIASGVSSHVEGEGNTASGVASHAEGGATDQAQNSAPTTASGSSSHAEGVGTTAGGFAAHAEGGTSNVTLATGPQALGDFSHAEGGADGANSVAAPVANAPFSHVEGSGTSTVATATYAHAEGQQTQANGPSSHAEGLLTTTTANGDSAHAEGFSSTADSVAAHAEGYITTSSGFGSHSEGQFTQATTATAHAEGAHTIADSLYSHAEGSGTSANGHDGAHIMGQYGNADSNYSWHLGNGTPSVAGLAARIDGTLAQGIATHGWVTGAADYAEMFETVDGNPIDVGYFVTIRGKKICKANSQDVYILGVTSATPGVLGAAAELEWKDKWQKDKWGRWLFHKVTVPPVMDKQGREIIPGHTDTQKIVNPEYDAAKQYVPRSKRPEWVPVGLLGQLLVRDDGTCEVGGYCKANDDGVATSSNTGYLVLDRADSNQVLVLVSSTLQISLVDQLEQLLKLKEQGVLTADEFEIAKQRTLRS